In one Streptomyces sp. NBC_01241 genomic region, the following are encoded:
- a CDS encoding L-fuconate dehydratase — protein sequence MSQTVTDFEVHDIRFPTSEQLDGSDAMNADPDYSAAYVVLRTEILDEGAVIEGHGFCFTIGRGNEVMAAAIETLRPYVVGRPAPRTAADLAALHRELTHDSQLRWLGPEKGVMHMAAGAVVNAAWDLAAKQAGRPVWQFLAEMTPEELVSLVDFRYLTDALTPDEALAILRAAEPGRAERAERLRAEGYPAYTTSPGWLGYTDDKLVRLAKEAVADGFTQIKLKVGGDIRDDIRRLALAREAVGPDVRIAVDANQRWDVADAVEWMTALAPFDPHWIEEPTSPDDILGHAAVRAGQPVKVATGEHVANRVVFKQLLQAGAVDFVQIDAARVAGVNENLAILLLAAKYGVPVCPHAGGVGLCELVQHLSMFDYVAVSGSWENRVIEYVDHLHEHFADPTVIENGRYAAPDSPGFSARMLPESIAAHRYPQGPVWQARRTTEEAN from the coding sequence ATGAGTCAGACCGTCACGGATTTCGAGGTTCACGACATCCGTTTTCCGACCTCGGAACAACTGGACGGCTCGGACGCCATGAACGCCGATCCCGACTACTCGGCCGCCTACGTCGTCCTGCGTACCGAAATTCTCGACGAGGGCGCCGTCATCGAGGGACATGGCTTCTGTTTCACCATCGGGCGCGGCAACGAGGTGATGGCCGCCGCCATCGAGACGCTGCGCCCGTACGTCGTGGGGCGCCCGGCGCCCAGAACCGCGGCCGACCTCGCCGCACTGCATCGCGAGCTCACCCATGACTCCCAACTGCGCTGGCTCGGCCCCGAGAAGGGCGTGATGCACATGGCGGCCGGCGCGGTCGTCAACGCGGCCTGGGACCTGGCGGCGAAGCAGGCGGGCAGGCCCGTCTGGCAGTTCCTCGCCGAGATGACGCCCGAGGAGCTCGTCTCGCTCGTCGACTTCCGCTATCTCACCGACGCCCTCACCCCCGACGAGGCCCTCGCGATCCTGCGGGCCGCCGAACCGGGGCGGGCCGAGCGCGCCGAGCGGCTGCGCGCCGAGGGCTACCCCGCGTACACCACTTCGCCGGGCTGGCTGGGATACACCGACGACAAGCTGGTCCGGCTGGCGAAGGAGGCCGTCGCCGACGGCTTCACCCAGATCAAGCTGAAGGTCGGCGGCGACATCCGCGACGACATCCGCAGACTCGCGCTGGCCCGCGAGGCCGTCGGGCCGGACGTCCGGATCGCCGTCGACGCCAACCAGCGCTGGGACGTCGCCGACGCGGTGGAGTGGATGACCGCGCTCGCGCCGTTCGACCCGCACTGGATCGAGGAGCCGACCAGCCCCGACGACATCCTCGGCCACGCGGCCGTCCGCGCCGGGCAGCCCGTCAAGGTCGCCACCGGTGAGCACGTCGCCAACCGGGTCGTGTTCAAACAGCTGCTGCAGGCCGGAGCCGTCGACTTCGTCCAGATCGACGCGGCCCGGGTCGCGGGCGTCAACGAGAACCTGGCGATCCTGCTGCTCGCCGCCAAGTACGGCGTGCCGGTCTGCCCGCACGCGGGCGGAGTCGGGCTCTGCGAGCTGGTGCAACACCTCTCGATGTTCGACTATGTGGCGGTCTCCGGAAGCTGGGAGAACCGCGTGATCGAGTACGTCGACCATCTCCACGAACACTTCGCCGACCCCACCGTGATCGAGAACGGCCGTTACGCCGCGCCTGATTCACCGGGCTTCTCCGCCCGGATGCTCCCCGAGTCGATCGCCGCGCACCGCTATCCGCAGGGCCCCGTATGGCAGGCCCGCCGCACCACCGAGGAGGCCAACTGA
- a CDS encoding PAC2 family protein, which produces MIELEGVPELIDPVMVAAFEGWNDAGDAASTAVAHLDREWKGEVFAALDAEDYYDFQVNRPTVWLDGGVRKITWPTTRLSVVRVGGEKPRDLVLVRGIEPSMRWRSFCNEILAFAHELGVEMVVILGALLGDTPHTRPVPVSGVTSDPDLARTMDLEETRYEGPTGIVGILQEACTHAGVPTVSLWAAVPHYVSQPPNPKATLALLNRLEDLIGLRIPLGELPEDARAWQLGVDQLASEDSEVAEYVQTLEEARDTAELPEASGEAIAREFERYLRRRDVGPGQGPGGHATESGDASYLRDTSGGRTRSPKPLRPESGGGTGPGRQSPAGQEDEDGDGGHDGGDGPQDSSEDSSED; this is translated from the coding sequence GTGATCGAGCTCGAGGGGGTTCCCGAGCTGATCGACCCGGTCATGGTGGCCGCGTTCGAGGGATGGAACGACGCAGGTGACGCCGCCTCCACGGCGGTCGCGCATCTGGACCGGGAGTGGAAGGGAGAGGTGTTCGCGGCACTGGACGCCGAGGACTACTACGACTTCCAGGTCAACCGGCCGACGGTCTGGCTGGACGGCGGGGTGCGCAAGATCACGTGGCCGACCACCCGGCTCTCCGTGGTCCGTGTGGGCGGGGAGAAGCCCCGTGACCTCGTCCTGGTCCGCGGTATCGAACCGTCCATGCGCTGGCGCTCGTTCTGCAACGAGATCCTGGCCTTCGCCCATGAGCTGGGCGTGGAGATGGTGGTGATCCTGGGCGCACTGCTCGGCGACACCCCGCACACCCGCCCGGTGCCGGTCAGCGGAGTCACCTCCGACCCGGATCTGGCGCGGACCATGGACCTGGAAGAGACCAGGTACGAGGGTCCGACGGGCATCGTCGGCATCCTCCAGGAGGCCTGCACGCACGCGGGCGTACCCACGGTGAGTCTGTGGGCGGCGGTGCCGCACTACGTGTCGCAGCCGCCCAATCCGAAGGCCACCCTCGCGCTGCTCAACCGCCTGGAGGACCTCATCGGCCTGCGCATCCCGCTGGGCGAACTGCCCGAGGACGCCCGTGCCTGGCAGCTCGGCGTGGACCAACTGGCCTCCGAGGACAGCGAAGTGGCGGAGTACGTGCAGACGCTGGAGGAGGCCCGGGACACCGCGGAGCTTCCCGAGGCGAGCGGCGAGGCCATCGCCCGGGAGTTCGAGCGCTATCTGCGCCGTAGGGACGTCGGTCCGGGCCAGGGGCCCGGCGGGCATGCGACGGAGAGTGGCGACGCCTCGTATCTGCGCGACACCTCCGGTGGCCGCACCCGTTCGCCGAAGCCGCTCCGGCCGGAATCCGGCGGCGGGACGGGACCCGGCCGGCAGTCTCCGGCCGGCCAGGAGGACGAGGACGGCGACGGCGGTCACGACGGGGGCGACGGCCCTCAGGATTCATCGGAGGACTCCTCGGAGGACTGA
- a CDS encoding NPCBM/NEW2 domain-containing protein: MQSSTRIRAAAVAALFGLIAVFAGPGAGQAGAAEPDPTTVGDLTGFSADRSVYHLRAGTAEARVSFVSAETFRIELAPDGTFSDPAGDDIVLPQGTPPHTRWKEQGDRYELSTGSITLRAYKAPLRFALYRADGTRVWSETKGLSWDGKQTTQTLARGADEQFYGAGMQNGRGNTSHRDKTVEVGVDYNWDDGGHPNSVPFYLSSAGYGVFRNTYAPNTYAFTDPVTTSAKEKRFDAYYFAGDSAKDVIGQYTKLTGKPFLPPVYGMEIGDADCYLHNANRGERRTLDALKVADGYVEHDMPNGWMLVNDGYGCGYEDLAETAKGLQDRGMQLGLWTQDGIDKIADQVKAGQRVAKLDVAWIGEGYKFALDGCKDAYKGIEDNSDARGFTYAPESWAGAQRCGVQWSGDQYGTWDYIRWQIPTYAGATMSGLAYTTGDVDGIFGGSAKTYTRDLQWKMFLGTTMTMDGWAASDKQPYRYGEPYTSINRDYLKLKESLLPYQYSYAHEATKTGVGMVRPLALEFPDDPKAATDAAKYEFMSGEDFLVAPVYQDTTERNGIYLPKGTWTDYWNGRTYEGPTTVDHYSAPLDTLPLFVKGGAGVPMWPGIRSYKDRTAGSPLAWDIYPQGSSSFTLYEDDGVTRQHRDGKYATQTADVDAPVRGAGDVTVRIGASKGEFTGKQSSRPYEFSVHTGSAPSTVELDGKLPRLASAAAYKSAKQGWWYDRDDRGGVVKIKTAPRSTDKKFSVKLKATSAVGGRNAAATAVVSAPAGQELGAGAEGTVAVDVTAGSADVTGAAVTLAVPDGWQVAPAATVDRIPAGTTRRVEVPVTPAKDAAAGEARITALARYRSAGESRTTAQRFAAAVMPPPPSGEAWASDLVWLTSVNGYGPAERDRSNGESGAADGHPLTLAGKVYEKGIGTHADSDIEVYLGGRCSKFTADVGIDDEINGYGEVAFSVEADGKVLWTSPKVTGASATVPVDVRLDGARHVHLKVTDTNGSKTGDHGDWAAARFTCS, translated from the coding sequence ATGCAATCATCAACGCGCATCAGAGCGGCGGCAGTTGCAGCCTTGTTCGGGCTGATCGCCGTCTTCGCGGGGCCCGGTGCCGGTCAGGCCGGCGCCGCCGAACCGGACCCCACCACGGTCGGCGACCTCACCGGGTTCTCCGCCGACAGATCCGTCTACCACTTGCGGGCCGGCACCGCCGAGGCTCGCGTCAGCTTCGTCTCCGCCGAGACCTTCCGCATCGAACTCGCCCCGGACGGTACGTTCTCCGACCCGGCCGGCGACGACATCGTGCTGCCACAGGGCACACCGCCGCACACCCGGTGGAAGGAGCAGGGCGACCGCTACGAACTCTCCACCGGCAGCATCACCCTGCGCGCCTACAAGGCGCCCCTGCGCTTCGCGCTCTACCGGGCCGACGGTACCCGGGTCTGGTCCGAGACCAAGGGGCTGAGCTGGGACGGGAAGCAGACCACGCAGACCCTGGCCCGCGGCGCCGACGAGCAGTTCTACGGCGCCGGGATGCAGAACGGCCGCGGCAACACCTCGCACCGGGACAAGACCGTCGAGGTCGGCGTCGACTACAACTGGGACGACGGCGGGCACCCCAACTCGGTGCCGTTCTACCTCTCCTCGGCGGGCTACGGCGTCTTCCGCAATACCTACGCGCCGAACACCTACGCCTTCACCGACCCGGTGACCACCAGCGCGAAGGAAAAGCGTTTCGACGCCTACTACTTCGCGGGCGACAGCGCCAAGGACGTCATCGGCCAGTACACGAAACTCACCGGCAAGCCCTTCCTGCCACCCGTGTACGGGATGGAGATCGGCGACGCCGACTGCTACCTCCACAACGCCAACCGCGGCGAGCGGCGCACCCTCGACGCCCTGAAGGTCGCCGACGGGTACGTCGAGCACGACATGCCGAACGGCTGGATGCTCGTCAACGACGGTTACGGCTGCGGGTACGAGGACCTCGCCGAGACCGCGAAGGGCCTGCAGGACCGCGGCATGCAGCTCGGCCTGTGGACCCAGGACGGCATCGACAAGATCGCCGACCAGGTCAAGGCGGGCCAGCGGGTTGCGAAGCTCGATGTCGCCTGGATCGGCGAGGGCTACAAGTTCGCTCTCGACGGCTGCAAGGACGCGTACAAGGGCATCGAGGACAACAGCGACGCCCGCGGCTTCACCTACGCCCCCGAGAGCTGGGCGGGTGCGCAGCGCTGCGGCGTCCAGTGGTCCGGTGACCAGTACGGCACCTGGGACTACATCCGCTGGCAGATTCCGACCTACGCGGGCGCCACGATGTCCGGTCTCGCGTACACCACCGGCGATGTCGACGGCATCTTCGGCGGCAGCGCCAAGACGTACACCCGTGACCTCCAGTGGAAGATGTTCCTGGGGACCACGATGACCATGGACGGCTGGGCGGCCAGCGACAAGCAGCCCTACCGGTACGGGGAGCCGTACACCTCCATCAACCGCGACTACCTCAAGCTCAAGGAGTCGCTGCTGCCCTATCAGTACTCCTACGCGCACGAGGCGACGAAGACCGGCGTCGGCATGGTCCGGCCCCTGGCCCTCGAATTCCCCGACGACCCGAAGGCGGCGACGGACGCGGCGAAGTACGAGTTCATGTCCGGCGAGGACTTCCTCGTCGCACCCGTCTACCAGGACACCACCGAGCGCAACGGCATCTATCTGCCGAAGGGCACCTGGACCGACTACTGGAACGGCCGCACATACGAGGGCCCGACCACCGTCGACCACTACAGCGCCCCGCTCGACACCCTGCCGCTGTTCGTCAAGGGCGGTGCCGGCGTGCCGATGTGGCCGGGCATCCGCTCGTACAAGGACCGCACCGCCGGCTCCCCGCTCGCCTGGGACATCTACCCGCAGGGCTCCTCGTCGTTCACGCTGTACGAGGACGACGGCGTCACCCGGCAGCACCGCGACGGCAAGTACGCCACCCAGACCGCCGACGTGGACGCACCGGTCCGGGGCGCGGGCGACGTCACCGTGCGGATCGGTGCGAGCAAGGGGGAGTTCACGGGTAAGCAGAGCAGCCGCCCGTACGAGTTCAGCGTGCACACCGGCTCCGCGCCGAGCACGGTCGAGCTCGACGGCAAGCTGCCCCGGCTGGCTTCCGCGGCCGCGTACAAGAGCGCGAAACAGGGCTGGTGGTACGACCGGGACGACCGCGGTGGTGTCGTGAAGATCAAGACCGCGCCGCGCTCCACCGACAAGAAGTTCTCCGTGAAGCTGAAGGCGACGAGCGCGGTCGGCGGCCGGAACGCCGCCGCGACGGCCGTCGTCTCCGCGCCCGCCGGGCAGGAGCTCGGTGCCGGAGCCGAAGGCACCGTCGCCGTCGACGTCACGGCGGGCAGCGCCGACGTGACGGGCGCCGCGGTCACCCTGGCCGTGCCCGACGGCTGGCAGGTCGCACCGGCCGCGACCGTGGACCGGATCCCGGCGGGCACCACCCGGCGGGTCGAGGTGCCGGTCACCCCGGCGAAGGACGCCGCGGCGGGGGAGGCGAGGATCACCGCGCTCGCCCGCTACCGGTCGGCCGGTGAATCCCGCACCACCGCCCAGCGGTTCGCCGCCGCGGTGATGCCACCGCCGCCCTCCGGCGAGGCCTGGGCGAGCGATCTGGTGTGGCTGACGTCGGTGAACGGCTACGGGCCCGCCGAACGGGACCGCAGCAACGGCGAGTCGGGCGCCGCCGACGGACACCCCCTCACGCTGGCGGGGAAGGTGTACGAGAAGGGCATCGGCACCCATGCCGACTCCGACATCGAGGTATATCTCGGCGGACGCTGCTCGAAGTTCACCGCCGACGTCGGGATCGACGACGAGATCAACGGCTACGGCGAAGTGGCGTTCTCCGTCGAGGCGGACGGCAAGGTGCTGTGGACCTCGCCGAAGGTGACGGGGGCGTCCGCGACCGTACCCGTCGATGTGCGGCTCGACGGGGCGCGCCATGTGCATCTGAAGGTCACGGACACCAATGGGTCCAAGACCGGTGACCACGGGGACTGGGCCGCGGCGCGATTCACCTGCTCCTGA
- the mshC gene encoding cysteine--1-D-myo-inosityl 2-amino-2-deoxy-alpha-D-glucopyranoside ligase produces the protein MHAWPASEVPALPGKGRDLRIHDTATGGRITLDPGPVARIYVCGITPYDATHMGHAATYNAFDLVQRVWLDNKRQVHYVQNVTDVDDPLLERAVRDGQDWTELAERETALFREDMTALRMLPPKHYIGAVEAIPGIVPLVERLRDAGAAYELDGDVYFSVETDPHFGGVSHLDAEAMRLLSAERGGDPERPGKKNPLDPMLWMAAREGEPSWDGASLGPGRPGWHIECVAIALDHLGMGFDVQGGGSDLAFPHHEMGASHAQVLTGEHPFAQAYVHAGMVALDGEKMSKSRGNLVFVSKLRHDGVDPAAIRLALLSHHYRSDWEWTDQVLADAVERLGRWRSAVSRPDGLPAEALVEEVREALADDLDAPAALAAVDRWAERQNAEGGTDEGAPGLVSRTVDALLGVAL, from the coding sequence ATGCATGCCTGGCCCGCTTCTGAGGTCCCCGCCCTGCCTGGCAAGGGCCGCGACCTTCGGATCCACGACACCGCGACCGGCGGACGGATCACTCTTGACCCCGGTCCCGTCGCCCGTATCTACGTCTGCGGCATCACGCCGTACGACGCGACCCACATGGGTCATGCGGCGACCTACAACGCGTTCGACCTCGTTCAGCGCGTGTGGCTCGACAACAAGCGGCAGGTCCACTATGTCCAGAACGTGACCGACGTGGACGATCCGCTGCTGGAGCGGGCCGTGCGCGACGGTCAGGACTGGACCGAGCTCGCCGAGCGCGAGACGGCTCTGTTCCGCGAGGACATGACTGCCCTGCGCATGCTCCCGCCGAAGCACTACATCGGCGCCGTGGAGGCGATACCGGGCATCGTCCCGCTCGTCGAACGGCTCCGGGACGCGGGCGCCGCCTACGAGCTCGACGGGGACGTCTACTTCTCCGTCGAGACCGACCCGCACTTCGGCGGGGTCTCCCACCTCGATGCCGAGGCGATGCGGCTGCTCTCCGCCGAGCGAGGCGGTGACCCGGAGCGCCCGGGCAAGAAGAACCCGCTCGACCCGATGCTCTGGATGGCCGCCCGTGAGGGCGAGCCGAGCTGGGACGGGGCCTCCCTCGGCCCCGGCCGCCCGGGCTGGCACATCGAGTGCGTCGCCATCGCCCTGGACCACCTCGGCATGGGCTTCGACGTGCAGGGAGGCGGGTCCGATCTCGCCTTCCCGCACCACGAGATGGGCGCCTCGCACGCCCAGGTGCTGACCGGCGAGCACCCGTTCGCGCAGGCGTACGTACACGCCGGAATGGTCGCCCTGGACGGCGAGAAGATGTCCAAGTCCAGGGGCAACCTGGTCTTCGTGTCGAAGCTCCGCCACGACGGCGTGGACCCGGCGGCGATCCGCCTCGCCCTGCTGTCGCACCACTACCGGTCCGACTGGGAGTGGACCGATCAGGTGCTCGCCGATGCCGTCGAGCGGCTCGGACGCTGGCGTTCCGCCGTCTCCCGGCCCGACGGACTGCCCGCCGAGGCCCTGGTCGAGGAGGTCCGCGAGGCCCTCGCCGACGACCTGGACGCACCGGCCGCGCTGGCCGCCGTGGACCGCTGGGCCGAGCGTCAGAACGCCGAGGGCGGTACGGACGAGGGCGCGCCCGGCCTCGTCTCGCGCACCGTCGACGCGCTGCTGGGTGTCGCTCTGTAG
- a CDS encoding SCO1664 family protein, translated as MPAPERIPSRSLTDTELVTVLTEGRLTVLGQVRGASNAVLYCTVAHDGDEVTCVYKPVAGERPLWDFPDGTLARREVAAYEISEVTGWGLIPPTVLRDGPYGEGMCQLWIEAAPQDDESSPDGLPPLLALVDDEEPGEGWKAVALAEVGEGRTALLVHADDPRLRRLAVLDAVINNGDRKGGHLLPAPGGRLYGIDHGVTFNAEDKLRTLLWGWAGEPLTAEAVEVVDRLAAELAPGTSLVTRLAELITAAEIEALRGRVAGLKASGRHPEPSGAWPSIPWPPV; from the coding sequence ATGCCCGCGCCAGAACGGATACCGTCGCGGAGCCTGACCGACACCGAACTGGTCACCGTGCTCACCGAGGGCCGGCTCACCGTTCTTGGCCAGGTCCGCGGGGCGTCCAACGCGGTGCTCTACTGCACGGTCGCCCACGACGGCGACGAGGTGACGTGCGTCTACAAGCCCGTGGCCGGGGAACGGCCCCTGTGGGACTTCCCCGACGGCACGCTCGCCCGGCGCGAGGTGGCTGCGTACGAGATCTCCGAGGTGACCGGTTGGGGGCTCATACCGCCCACCGTGCTGCGGGACGGTCCGTACGGCGAGGGCATGTGCCAGCTGTGGATCGAGGCGGCGCCCCAGGACGACGAGTCCTCCCCGGACGGCCTGCCGCCGCTCCTCGCGCTCGTCGACGACGAGGAGCCGGGGGAGGGCTGGAAGGCCGTCGCCCTCGCCGAGGTGGGGGAGGGGAGGACGGCCCTGCTGGTGCACGCGGACGATCCGCGGCTGCGGCGGCTCGCGGTCCTCGACGCCGTGATCAACAACGGTGACCGCAAGGGCGGCCATCTGCTGCCCGCACCCGGCGGCCGGCTCTACGGCATCGATCACGGCGTGACCTTCAACGCCGAGGACAAGCTGCGCACGCTGCTGTGGGGATGGGCGGGGGAGCCGCTGACGGCCGAGGCCGTCGAGGTCGTGGACCGGCTGGCTGCGGAGCTGGCGCCGGGGACCTCGCTCGTCACCCGGCTGGCCGAGCTGATCACCGCGGCCGAGATCGAGGCGTTGCGGGGACGCGTGGCGGGGCTGAAGGCCTCGGGGCGGCACCCGGAACCGAGCGGCGCGTGGCCGTCGATCCCCTGGCCACCGGTGTGA
- a CDS encoding DUF3090 domain-containing protein: MSRQVFLYDPPDRFVAGTVGLPGRRTFFLQASSGGRVTSVALEKTQVAALAERIDELLDEVVRRTGGNSPVPAVAPMDVTDTAPLDVPVEEEFRVGTMALAWDGEEQRMIVEAQALVELDVESDEDLAEAEERLLQDEENGPPMLRVRLSGAQARAFAKRALDVVNAGRPPCPLCSLPLDPEGHVCPRQNGYRRGA; the protein is encoded by the coding sequence GTGTCCCGTCAGGTGTTCCTCTACGACCCCCCGGACCGTTTCGTGGCCGGTACGGTCGGGTTGCCTGGACGTCGTACGTTCTTCCTGCAGGCATCCTCAGGCGGACGCGTCACCAGCGTGGCCCTGGAGAAGACTCAGGTCGCCGCGCTCGCCGAGCGCATCGACGAACTGCTCGACGAGGTGGTGCGGCGGACCGGCGGAAACTCTCCGGTGCCCGCCGTGGCGCCCATGGACGTCACCGACACCGCGCCCCTCGACGTGCCCGTCGAGGAGGAGTTCCGGGTCGGCACGATGGCGCTCGCCTGGGACGGCGAGGAACAGCGCATGATCGTCGAGGCGCAGGCGCTCGTCGAGCTGGACGTGGAATCCGACGAGGATCTCGCGGAGGCCGAGGAGCGGCTGCTCCAGGACGAGGAGAACGGCCCGCCGATGCTCCGCGTCCGCCTCAGCGGGGCGCAGGCCCGGGCCTTCGCCAAGCGCGCCCTGGACGTCGTGAACGCCGGGCGCCCGCCGTGCCCGCTGTGCAGCCTGCCGCTCGACCCGGAAGGACACGTATGCCCGCGCCAGAACGGATACCGTCGCGGAGCCTGA
- a CDS encoding histidine phosphatase family protein, whose product MPTLILVRHGRSTANTAGVLAGRTPGVALDERGAAQAAELPGRLAALPLAAVVSSPLQRCRETLRPLLDARPELTLHTEERINECDYGDWSGRKLAELTDEPLMGVVQQHPSAAAFPGGESMRAMQARAVDAVRDWNARIEAEHGGDAAYVMCSHGDIIKALVADALGLHLDLFQRIQADPCSVTAIRYTRLRPFLLRLGDTGDLASLAPREHTAEAAPDRRPEADTDADAAVGGGAGAP is encoded by the coding sequence ATGCCCACCCTGATCCTCGTACGCCATGGACGCTCCACCGCCAACACGGCCGGGGTGCTCGCGGGCCGGACGCCCGGTGTCGCGCTCGACGAGCGCGGCGCCGCCCAGGCCGCGGAGCTGCCCGGACGGCTGGCCGCACTGCCGCTGGCCGCCGTCGTCAGCAGCCCGCTGCAGCGCTGCCGGGAGACCCTGCGGCCGCTGCTCGACGCGCGGCCGGAGCTGACGCTGCACACCGAGGAGCGGATCAACGAGTGCGACTACGGCGACTGGTCGGGACGCAAGCTCGCCGAACTCACCGACGAGCCGCTGATGGGCGTCGTGCAACAGCATCCGTCGGCCGCGGCGTTCCCCGGCGGTGAGTCCATGCGCGCCATGCAGGCGCGTGCCGTCGACGCCGTGCGGGACTGGAACGCGCGGATCGAGGCCGAGCACGGTGGCGACGCCGCCTACGTGATGTGCTCCCACGGCGACATCATCAAGGCCCTCGTCGCCGACGCGCTCGGCCTCCATCTCGACCTCTTCCAGCGGATCCAGGCCGACCCGTGTTCGGTCACCGCGATCCGCTACACCCGGCTGCGGCCCTTTCTGCTGCGGCTCGGCGACACCGGGGACCTGGCCTCGCTGGCACCGCGGGAGCACACCGCCGAGGCGGCCCCGGACCGGCGACCGGAGGCGGACACCGATGCGGACGCGGCGGTCGGTGGCGGCGCTGGGGCACCGTGA